In the Cetobacterium sp. NK01 genome, one interval contains:
- a CDS encoding recombinase family protein produces MRKIGYIRVSSEDQNLARQKQQLLEIGMDIIFEEKISGATMNRLELQNMLKEIECGDVIYVTDLTRITRSTHDLFLLIDLIRGKKAYLKSLKDTWLDLSEENPYSQFLITIMAGVNQLERDLIRMRQREGIEIAKREGKFKGRVKKYHNNHAGMNYALKLYQEGEMTVKQICEITNISRASIYRKLLEIKGLDSI; encoded by the coding sequence ATGAGAAAAATAGGGTATATTCGTGTGAGTTCTGAAGATCAAAATTTAGCGAGGCAAAAACAACAACTTCTAGAAATTGGGATGGATATTATTTTTGAAGAAAAAATTTCTGGAGCTACAATGAATAGATTAGAATTACAAAATATGTTGAAAGAAATTGAATGTGGAGATGTTATTTATGTAACTGATTTAACAAGAATTACTCGTAGTACTCATGATCTATTTTTATTAATAGATTTAATTAGAGGAAAAAAAGCATATTTAAAATCTTTAAAAGATACTTGGTTAGATTTATCTGAAGAAAATCCGTATAGTCAATTTTTAATAACAATAATGGCGGGTGTTAACCAACTTGAAAGAGATTTAATAAGAATGAGGCAACGAGAAGGTATTGAAATAGCTAAAAGAGAGGGTAAATTTAAAGGAAGAGTAAAAAAATATCACAATAATCATGCTGGAATGAATTACGCTTTAAAACTTTATCAAGAGGGTGAAATGACAGTAAAACAAATCTGTGAAATTACAAATATTTCTCGAGCTTCGATATATCGAAAACTCCTTGAAATTAAAGGGTTAGATTCAATTTAG